One Plasmodium yoelii strain 17X genome assembly, chromosome: 5 genomic window, aaaaatttttacaCAAAAAATTACACAATTTTAAACAAATAAGCGATTTTTCGCGAACTCCTTCTCCTCGTGTATACTTCGAaagtatcattttatttattctattcataatattaataaaaataataattattaatgttattattattttattttggcATATTACCTATACGAATAGTGATGCACATTTCCCAGCcttaattattaattttttttttaacctttcaaattatttaaataatgtacGCACTTTTTCGtcgcaaaaaaaaattttatatgattCCAATATCAAGATATACCCCATtgttatatgtatataaatataattttacatatatatagatatatactTTACTAACTGTATAAACAGTATAGTTTGGATGGTTCGCTACCCatactatattttatatgcaaACTTTGCACGTGATAGTACAATAGAAAGGAGaaaaaaatggtgaaaatcCAGAAAAAGTTGAAAGGATTTACAgatggaataaaaatattgggGACTTTtcaaaatgataaatatggaaatgatggaaatgaaaatgatgatataataaataatcctttatataaaaacttTAACGATCAAAGACAAACAAATATTAATCTcgattttaatattaaagaagaagttatacaaaaaaatataaattacaaAGATCTTAATTTGTACGTAGATCAAAATGATACATCCATTCTTTTAGTTATActtttatacaaaattttaatgaaaaaacCACAAAATATTGTTGAGTATATTATTAACGAATTAAATGTTATACTTAAACAACATACATtggaaaatgatgaaaatataaattctcAAAgtagtgataataataataatatgaaattaCCAAATTGTGacgatattaataaaaatcaaaaagaTTCCTTAGACAAACAATACACAATTATAAATCCAAAACCAAtggaattaataaataataaaacatttttaggAGATGATATATTGAGCttagaaaatttattaaatattgtaAATTTTACTAAAATTCAAAATTCTGATCAAATTTactttaataatttattaaaaatattaaaacaatttaaaaattttaaaaatgattctatacttttaaatgaaaaaattaatccTAGTGATACTATACCCATGGATAAAGCTTTTCAATTAGCTACTCTTTTTTACACTAATCATTTTTCTAGCTCTTTCATTAATTAGCTATCTTTGCACACATACATAAATCAAcatcattttataatttatttttgtttatttcaAAATGTAGGAAACATAAAACTAGTTTTATTAACTTCAAAAATACATGTTTTAGTATAACTTTTATAAATGTCTATATCTTGAAATAGCATTCTCAtctcattattttattatacatatttttacatttatatatttttttttttttttcctgtAATTAAACTAAATATCGCTATTTGACCTGACCGGCAAGGTTGGTAAaacaatttataaaaataatacagttaaacatttataaataaacgataatgaaaaaaaattaaaaattgacaaaataacaataaaacacaaaaatttataaaaaaaataaaaataataatgtacTTAAAAACAGTTTTCGAAAAATGCACACATTTTAAAATGTCACATTTATACAAATTTTGagaataacaaaaaaaaataaacccCAAATCATGAATGaggataaaattaaaaaaataaattattcagAATTGGGACTCGTGTAAATCATCTAAACTTTTTTGGAATGATATTTTTGTTTGTGGTTGAGGGTCTGGAGGCAAATGTTGCATTTCAAGcctaaaaaatttaaataaaatattcaaatcataattacataaaattataaaactgaaaaaaatacacaacTAAGCTATTCtgataaatatacaaaattaataacttATTCGTAACTTACTTATTTAGAGAATCCATAGTGTTGCTTTCACTTCTTATGTTTCTCATTGTTGCTGAATTATGCTCTCTAGTGTAACTTCCATTCTTCATTTGGGTTTTGTTTGTTAGGGTCAAATTTGGAGGCATCATGTAATTTATTCTTTTATACACCAATTCATTATCAATTtcattcatataatttatagcTCCAATGTTTTCATTTGATAATGAACTTATTTTTGAACagtttccattttttaaattgtctTCATGCTCTTTTGAGTTATTAACTTGATCATAATTAAGAAACATATTTGAACAGTTTTGTTCGAttgttttttcatttttgaaaaaattatttataatagaATTGGTATTATTTCTGCTGTTACTATTGTTTCTACTCTTGtataattcattatttttttcttcaatatTTTCTTCAATATTTTCTTCAATTATTCCAtctgtatatttatttgaatcaACTTTATAATCACATTCTTTTAACATTTCCTCTTTCAtcatttctatattttccaagtattttttttcttctaaaaatatatcgTTATGCTCATTTTGTTCTATTCCAAAATCATTAAACTTGATTAgatctttatttatattatctataCTTTTACCATTACAACAATTTTCAAAATCGTTAaaaatttcattttctttattattgaaaattttgttatgtttataattttctccagaatcatttttttcactaCTGTCATCTTTAGCTTTATATCCATCTCCATTCTCATCATATGTCATAGTTTCTTTACTTTCATCCTtttcctcatttttttcttttttttctttattaacattttcttCGTTTTCTATGTGTTCATTACAAGGGTTTTCGAAAAGGTTGGCACTATTTTTGTCTGTATCAGATTCCAATAAATTAACTCGCTTCCTATCATTTTGTAATACATCATTATTTTGATCTTCTTTATCCTTGTTATCATTAcaattatctaaatttttttcGTAACTCAAACTTTTTAACATTTCATTCATTACTCCActatcatttaaattatcattttttttttcacagaCATCTGtatcatataaattatttttagaaGCTGAATCATCTCccaatatattttcaatattatcatcattactCAATTTTATAGAATctttattaacataaaattgtggtgtttttaaatttattaaatcattattattttcaatttctttatattcatttccatattttttagaAGGTTTATCCTTATGTTTGGTATGATCGAAATAGAACCCATTTTTCGTTTCATTTTGACCATTTTGCAATTTATCTGATTTGTTTAGTTTGTCTTCTTCACCATTTGTATATGCAATATTAACTTTTTCTTTGTTGCTACTTTCATTAAGATTCATATTTTCACATTCTGATTTCAAAATTTGATTAAatattgtaatatttttattttttttaataattaatgcACTCGatgcattatttttatatttattacaatAGTTTGTAGCTGAAAATAAAGTCAATATCTTTTTGTTAAACTCATATTTATATCCTTCAGAAACACATTCATTTCCtcttattatcatttttattttattattttttagaaatTTAGTTAATCTATGTTTACCAAATTTTACTGTTATTTTTCCTCGACTTGATGGaattatatcatattttgtacAATCTTTCAATAATAACATATCATTATCatctaaataatttataggaTCAGACCATAATGTATctatgattattttttttaatatttcactattattattactatttctATCAACATATTCTGGTATTATAATTGGCTTttcaatatttaaataatcttTTACATTTTGAATACTATCACCAATACCACtatgtatacataaaatTTCATTGTCTAATAAAACAGATAAAGGTAAAAATTCTAAAACATCATTAATTCTGTTAAATAGTTCATAAGAATATGCACATATAACATCatctttataatttatttttcctaaacaattaaaattactttttatttttctttcaaTATCTTTATAAAAACCATAAACATAATTAAACACTCGATTTTCATGATTTCctcttattaaatatatatgtttaggaaataatatttttaaactgAATAAGAAACATATAACTTCTAAAGATAATTCTCCtcgatttaaataattacccAAAAATACATATTTCAAATCGCTGTGATTGCTTACACATTTGttgttcatattattttcggAATTTCCGACGTTTTCGAAATCTCTCTCAATTTTTAGTAAAGAAATtattctattattattatcatgcATTGGCCAATTATAcatgttaaaaaaatcaacaatatcaaataaatttCCATGTATATCTCCAAATACTTTACATGGCAAATTAGCAAATTCTAATGAATCTtctaatttaaataattttacaaCTTCATCACATAAAAGAAGAACATCATTATAATTACAAACcctaaatatatcaaaataatttttataatcctctcttttttttttataacaaatattataaaaagtaGTAAACACTTTAAAAGCAATATCTTGATttaatgttaataatttatgatctgttatatatttttctctaTATTCTTTTACAACTTCTTTAATactattttccattttttctttatcattAACAATTAAATCATAATCACATACTTCTTTTATTCTTAAATTTGATTCACAATTTTCTTCTTTTCCAAAATGAGGTAAAACCTCgctattttttgttttatcactatttactaacaatatattatcacctttatttatattattacaattttcCACTAATATATTGTCATTCCTTATTTCATATTCCACATAATCTTTATCGATTATCTTTTTCTctgtttttaaattatcactATTTGAATAAAGTGGTTTTTTTCTATCCAGTTGCCCACTCGTTTTCTTTAGATTCTCATGATTTTCGCGTTTATTTTCGCATTTATTATCACACTTTTCACCAAAACCAGAAATGTTTAAACGAATTGGATTCAAATTTATCCCCCCAGAATATTTTATCTCATCCTTATCATTTACCCCCAAACTTTCATTAACGAATGAATCAccattttccatttttttagaaatatcaccatttatttttgtttcttCATTTGATTTTTCAAAAGTATTCGATTCCTTTTTTAAATCAGAATTCATTGCATCTAACTCGTTTATCTTACCAATAGAATCATCCACTACATATTCCATTGAACCcaaattaacatttttaatattagctttattttttaccatttcatttttatcctTCTCAtcaacatatatattattataaccAGTTTCACAACTATTTGTTTGATAACTTTCTATGTTCATATTATTCTTTTGAAATTCCACTGATTGATTATCTGTAAATGTATCCCTTCCTTTgtcaataaaattaatatcatttatttttgatttttcaaaattatgatCAATATTAgataaaaattcattttcCTTAAccttttttgtattattataagtTTCAATTGAAATTTTTTCCATTGATGTTTCTGTTTCTTTTAATTCAGGGAATATATTTCCAGTCCAAACTTTTGAAAGTGTATCTCTATCAATTTGTTCTGATGAAATATTTTCTGTTGCATCTGTATATATCCCTGAACCCTCATATGCATTCATTCTTCTAAGCATATAAgaattactataatcctcaTCTAaaatatgattcgaagatgTATTAAAAGGAATAGTATCATGAGAATATCTAGAAacatttttcaattttttatcaataatattatctacttgattattttttttatctttagaatgtataaaaaaaaaatcatccccatctatatatttttctggtattaaattttttgcatatgtataaagaaaatatttttttacaacatTAGCAACATCACAATTAGATCTCAACAAATTTGTTGTTCCTTCAATTTGTTTGTTTactattaaattataaaaataatcataACTAATTTTTTCATGATTTTTCATAAGTTTATCCCTTTCATTAATAACAAaatcttttaatttatttttatctgtttttaattttaaatattttaaatcatttgataattcatatatatgatacaaaAATACTAACATCTCTTTACTATTTAAATATCCATCTCTATCTATATCATAAGCTCTAAAAATTAACTGATGACGTAATTTTCCTGAATcatcatatatatcattacCCATTTGTGGGCTACATGCTAACATTCCTATAATGAAATCACTTTCcgttatataatattttcttccTCTGTCTaaacaattaaatataaataatacaattttttttgatgaaaaaatgtttttataatttcgaaaaatttgtttaaaattttttaatgatattaaatTTGGATACTCTGTATGTCcatattcattaaataaatattttaaaaatatgaatttttccaaaattttattattttttttttcaaataattcatatattatatctttaataacattttttatctcattttcatcattatttgataaataatttttaaaaattgttttattatatccatatatatcaaaaagcaaattaaataaaccatgtttttttatatttgtattttcattataagatgctataatatttttcaataatCTATTGTGAGATTTCCATTCTAAAAATtcatttctattttttttatttatttttaagctTTCATTACTcattgaaatattattatcctcatttatattatcattttttacaatgtctttttctttttcttttttatcatctttcttcatattactataatcattaatatattctaACGACCCatattcttttaaaaaattgttaatattattatatgaaaaaatttcACTACTTAATTTTGTAGGATCAACTATTTTTCCTTTTGGGGATTCAATTATATCTACATTACACAtgtcataaatattttcttctttttcattataaatattcttatatttatttctatacTTTTCTGTATATACAATAGGcaaatttttattcttaattATTATCTCTTcgttatcattttcttctaaacatttttttttcaaaattgaATCATACTGGttattttcacaattttcataatttccATAATTTTCACAATTTCCACTATCATACAGTTTATAaccatttaaatttttattattcgtTATGAAATCATATTTTTCCGAACTATTTTCATATTGAATATGTTTGgaatcttttttattatccaaattataaatcttacaaatattattaacaccAATtgaattatcatttttatttgggATGTTGTAATGGTATTCTGATGTTTTATACAAACGAGCATTCCTcaaattcatatttttatctggatttataattaaattgtttatattatttttataatctgtatatgtattatttattttatccttataagaaaaaaacatatcatttttatattctactACATTTGGAAGGTTATAATTTCCCGTAATATTTATTCTATTTATATTACTTGTTATATTTGTACTtggttttaaattcaaaccCATTTCTTTATTCAAACACATTTCTTTATTCAAACACATTTCTTTATTCAAACTCATTTCTTTATTCATATTCAAATCTAAAGCggttttataaatattttttttcatattaatcacATGACCTTGTTCATAAATAGTATCATGATTCttcttattattattatttaaaatgtatgcattatttttatcatttattccATGTTCGAACAAAgaaatatcattattattttttatattaacatGAGGATAATATCTTTTAATATGTGTGCCTGAACTTCTACTTCTATAATAATTAGGGTATACACTATTTTTGCTAATTTCATCATTTATCGTTACAcatcttttatttatattaatattgttatttGTATAGtttttatctattatattattatatcctgaattttttatattataaggTATATCCAAATTGTTATATTTCACATTTATCATGTTTCTATCTCCATAATTAGTATTGTGTCTATCCCCATAATTAGTATTGTGCCTATCGCcataattaatattgttaTTCATGTTATTCATTCCATATTCCCCTAAACCCCCTAATTCAACTGTGTTATATGTGTACATATTTTCTgatattccattttttttaattatatcattgttcttaaaaaataaatcaccatttaaattattctgATAGTGTGCATATCCATTcccatatatattattttccttCATTTCAATACCgttcttcatattttttttttatttaatttatttatgaatgcacacacatatatatatacatatcaaATAGTGATATTGCTGTTCAGGtgttaaaatttttatttattacaaaaagttaaaattataatttgtaaaaaatatacgaTTTGTTAAAGTGGTAAGCGATACAAAGCTCGAAATTTTTGACAGACAGGAAAATGCGCCAAATAAGGGCAAAACTAAAAACTAAAAACTaaaaactaaaaataaaaaataaaaaataaaaaaagtaaaaacaaaacaaaacaaaataaaaaaagtaaaaataaaacaaaacaaaacgAAACGAAACAAAACCggtaattaataaaatgcaACGAAACAAAACACGTGAAAATATCTATGCCGTCTAGCGGttacaaatattataaatatttcatttgctCGTTAAAGTAACAAAATAATCTTTCCGTATTctcctttttttatatttttttttttttttttttttttcacacaCAAATATCGTTAAATTTTTCGCTTCattacaaaattaaaaaatttatataattccCTCCATAATAATAAAGTGAATAAATATTCAAACCTTGGAAAcgcaataaaaaaaaataaatgtttttattcggacaaacatattttttcctaCAAAATATGCATGGACAAAATTATACATGAAATGGAAAACTATTAATAcgctatatttatataatatattttatacaattataCAATGTTCTTATTTATACAACCATTGCACATATTGTCTAGCCGCGTGTATAcgtatataaattaatgcAAAAAggtataaagaaaatatacaagtaataaatgaaaattaacaaattaacaaattaataaaattaataaagttattatctattatcattattattcccatatataatgtatttacATATAGCCTTTTTCATTACACTTTTTACAAAATTGCTTATTTTTGCAAAATTGCTTATTTTTACAAAGTTGCTTATTTTTACAAAGTTgcttatttttacaaaattgcTTATTATTTTACAGAATGCATTAATGTGCACTTGTCATTTTTCCATatacttaattttttttattttatattttacattttttacttatatttatattttcatgaGACATATCCTAgcttattgttattttttaccTCACCCATCTCCTATATGTATtccttttattttgttattgtTTAACAAGACATatcaattaaaataaataatcttTACACAACACCAACTAATATTACCAACATTTATTTCATTCTAATAGTATCCAAATTTCGAACGTTATTCATATCAAAAGTGTgcaaaacataaaaaaacattCGCAATTATGTTGTATAACCCCCTTTTCATTTTGcttatttattatcattttttattgctTTCCCTATTGAATGAAAAATTCCCCTTTTCAGGAGCTCTCTTATTTTAAAGCCAAAAAAGTTGAgctatatattaaaaaaaaaaaaattataataaaaatatttataaaataatacacatgacaaaaatggatatatagGGTCATATCAAAATTTAGATTTAATTTGgcatgaaaataataaaataagacATAGGTTGAGGATAATTatgttattttaaaaattgtataaaactgaagaatttatataattatttatgccaaaatataaaaacatcaaaaaaaaaaataataaaataataaaatatttaaacatatgaaataatattatatgtacatatataaatgtgtgtataaatatatatgtatatttttttataaaatattaaagatCTTATGCTtttaaatattgaaaaattataaatatttaaattcaagaaaatatataacattttatgCTTCTTAAAAAATTCCACACATTTACAACAAAAGTGTATGTAACAAATCGGAAacgttattttattttatcttatttcatcttattttattttatcttatttcatcttattttattttatcttatttcatcttattttatttcatcttattttatatccaaaaataaattaacgaGAAGATATTTTTGCAGTACGAACAGATCttctatataaataataagatTGTATATCcagtattaataaaataataagtattattataaaaatgtaaaatcgTGATGAAACTGAT contains:
- a CDS encoding serine/threonine protein phosphatase 8, putative; translation: MKNGIEMKENNIYGNGYAHYQNNLNGDLFFKNNDIIKKNGISENMYTYNTVELGGLGEYGMNNMNNNINYGDRHNTNYGDRHNTNYGDRNMINVKYNNLDIPYNIKNSGYNNIIDKNYTNNNININKRCVTINDEISKNSVYPNYYRSRSSGTHIKRYYPHVNIKNNNDISLFEHGINDKNNAYILNNNNKKNHDTIYEQGHVINMKKNIYKTALDLNMNKEMSLNKEMCLNKEMCLNKEMGLNLKPSTNITSNINRINITGNYNLPNVVEYKNDMFFSYKDKINNTYTDYKNNINNLIINPDKNMNLRNARLYKTSEYHYNIPNKNDNSIGVNNICKIYNLDNKKDSKHIQYENSSEKYDFITNNKNLNGYKLYDSGNCENYGNYENCENNQYDSILKKKCLEENDNEEIIIKNKNLPIVYTEKYRNKYKNIYNEKEENIYDMCNVDIIESPKGKIVDPTKLSSEIFSYNNINNFLKEYGSLEYINDYSNMKKDDKKEKEKDIVKNDNINEDNNISMSNESLKINKKNRNEFLEWKSHNRLLKNIIASYNENTNIKKHGLFNLLFDIYGYNKTIFKNYLSNNDENEIKNVIKDIIYELFEKKNNKILEKFIFLKYLFNEYGHTEYPNLISLKNFKQIFRNYKNIFSSKKIVLFIFNCLDRGRKYYITESDFIIGMLACSPQMGNDIYDDSGKLRHQLIFRAYDIDRDGYLNSKEMLVFLYHIYELSNDLKYLKLKTDKNKLKDFVINERDKLMKNHEKISYDYFYNLIVNKQIEGTTNLLRSNCDVANVVKKYFLYTYAKNLIPEKYIDGDDFFFIHSKDKKNNQVDNIIDKKLKNVSRYSHDTIPFNTSSNHILDEDYSNSYMLRRMNAYEGSGIYTDATENISSEQIDRDTLSKVWTGNIFPELKETETSMEKISIETYNNTKKVKENEFLSNIDHNFEKSKINDINFIDKGRDTFTDNQSVEFQKNNMNIESYQTNSCETGYNNIYVDEKDKNEMVKNKANIKNVNLGSMEYVVDDSIGKINELDAMNSDLKKESNTFEKSNEETKINGDISKKMENGDSFVNESLGVNDKDEIKYSGGINLNPIRLNISGFGEKCDNKCENKRENHENLKKTSGQLDRKKPLYSNSDNLKTEKKIIDKDYVEYEIRNDNILVENCNNINKGDNILLVNSDKTKNSEVLPHFGKEENCESNLRIKEVCDYDLIVNDKEKMENSIKEVVKEYREKYITDHKLLTLNQDIAFKVFTTFYNICYKKKREDYKNYFDIFRVCNYNDVLLLCDEVVKLFKLEDSLEFANLPCKVFGDIHGNLFDIVDFFNMYNWPMHDNNNRIISLLKIERDFENVGNSENNMNNKCVSNHSDLKYVFLGNYLNRGELSLEVICFLFSLKILFPKHIYLIRGNHENRVFNYVYGFYKDIERKIKSNFNCLGKINYKDDVICAYSYELFNRINDVLEFLPLSVLLDNEILCIHSGIGDSIQNVKDYLNIEKPIIIPEYVDRNSNNNSEILKKIIIDTLWSDPINYLDDNDMLLLKDCTKYDIIPSSRGKITVKFGKHRLTKFLKNNKIKMIIRGNECVSEGYKYEFNKKILTLFSATNYCNKYKNNASSALIIKKNKNITIFNQILKSECENMNLNESSNKEKVNIAYTNGEEDKLNKSDKLQNGQNETKNGFYFDHTKHKDKPSKKYGNEYKEIENNNDLINLKTPQFYVNKDSIKLSNDDNIENILGDDSASKNNLYDTDVCEKKNDNLNDSGVMNEMLKSLSYEKNLDNCNDNKDKEDQNNDVLQNDRKRVNLLESDTDKNSANLFENPCNEHIENEENVNKEKKEKNEEKDESKETMTYDENGDGYKAKDDSSEKNDSGENYKHNKIFNNKENEIFNDFENCCNGKSIDNINKDLIKFNDFGIEQNEHNDIFLEEKKYLENIEMMKEEMLKECDYKVDSNKYTDGIIEENIEENIEEKNNELYKSRNNSNSRNNTNSIINNFFKNEKTIEQNCSNMFLNYDQVNNSKEHEDNLKNGNCSKISSLSNENIGAINYMNEIDNELVYKRINYMMPPNLTLTNKTQMKNGSYTREHNSATMRNIRSESNTMDSLNKLEMQHLPPDPQPQTKISFQKSLDDLHESQF